The proteins below are encoded in one region of Mycobacterium shinjukuense:
- a CDS encoding cutinase family protein, with product MIARGLAHIVGVVVVTTGALLSGPIDGPAASADPCSDVAVVFARGTHQDPGLGDVGQAFVDSLGSQVKGRSVGVYAVNYPANDDYHRSATSGSDDASAHVQDIVASCPNTKIVLGGYSQGATVINLSTSAMPPAVADHVAAVALFGEPSSGFSRMLWGGGALPTTSPPYLPKTIDLCAPDDPICSPGANIMAHVSYIQSGMTSQAATFAANRLS from the coding sequence ATGATTGCACGCGGCCTTGCTCACATCGTTGGTGTCGTGGTGGTGACGACGGGGGCGCTGCTGAGCGGGCCCATCGACGGTCCCGCCGCGTCGGCTGACCCATGTTCTGACGTCGCGGTGGTTTTCGCTCGCGGCACCCACCAGGATCCCGGTCTGGGCGATGTCGGCCAGGCATTCGTTGACTCGCTTGGCTCGCAGGTCAAGGGACGGTCGGTCGGGGTCTACGCGGTCAATTACCCCGCCAACGACGACTACCACCGGAGCGCGACCAGCGGCTCCGACGACGCGAGCGCGCACGTTCAGGACATCGTCGCCAGCTGCCCGAACACCAAGATCGTGCTGGGCGGATATTCCCAGGGCGCGACCGTGATCAATTTGTCCACCTCGGCGATGCCGCCCGCGGTGGCCGATCATGTCGCCGCGGTCGCCCTGTTCGGCGAGCCGTCCAGTGGCTTCTCGCGCATGTTGTGGGGCGGCGGGGCGTTGCCGACGACCAGCCCGCCGTACCTCCCCAAGACCATCGATTTGTGTGCTCCCGACGATCCGATCTGCTCCCCGGGCGCGAACATCATGGCGCACGTTTCGTACATACAGTCCGGCATGACAAGCCAAGCAGCGACATTCGCGGCCAACCGGCTCTCCTAG
- a CDS encoding enoyl-CoA hydratase-related protein gives MPYVDVDALTSVAGLSVGLAGGVLSVTLDRPESLNSLTVPLLTAIADALEDAATDPRVKVVRLDGKGRGFCSGASMIVDDWHGVGPAINLTEQANRAVRAITMLPQPVVAVVQGPAAGLGVSLALACDLVLASEDAFFTLAATKMGLVPDGGLSATLAAAAGRARAMRLALLNERLPAAEALAWGLISAVHPPADLEGEVDKVIQALLSGPAAAFAKAKYAINAATLTQLGPAFEHEVQEQTVLLRSDDFVEAAAAFRQRRPAAFSC, from the coding sequence ATGCCGTATGTCGACGTCGACGCGCTGACTTCGGTGGCGGGCCTGTCCGTGGGCCTGGCCGGGGGTGTGCTGTCGGTGACCCTTGATCGCCCGGAATCGCTCAACTCGCTGACGGTGCCCCTGCTGACGGCCATCGCGGATGCGCTGGAGGACGCTGCCACCGATCCGCGGGTGAAGGTGGTGCGCCTGGACGGTAAGGGCCGCGGCTTTTGTTCCGGGGCGAGCATGATCGTCGACGACTGGCATGGCGTCGGCCCGGCGATCAACCTCACCGAGCAGGCCAATCGCGCGGTGCGCGCGATTACCATGCTGCCCCAGCCGGTCGTTGCCGTCGTACAGGGGCCAGCAGCCGGCTTGGGTGTCTCGTTGGCCTTGGCATGCGACCTCGTGTTGGCTTCTGAGGACGCGTTTTTCACCCTCGCCGCCACCAAGATGGGGCTAGTGCCCGACGGCGGTTTGTCGGCGACGCTGGCCGCAGCGGCCGGCCGGGCCCGGGCGATGCGGCTGGCGCTGCTCAACGAGCGGCTACCAGCGGCCGAGGCGCTGGCCTGGGGTTTGATCAGCGCGGTTCACCCGCCCGCCGACCTTGAGGGTGAGGTGGACAAGGTGATCCAGGCGTTGCTCAGCGGTCCGGCGGCGGCGTTCGCCAAGGCCAAGTACGCGATCAATGCCGCCACCCTCACTCAGTTGGGGCCAGCGTTCGAACATGAGGTGCAGGAACAGACCGTGTTGCTGCGCTCGGATGACTTCGTCGAGGCAGCAGCGGCATTCCGGCAGCGCCGCCCGGCCGCGTTCAGCTGCTGA
- a CDS encoding APC family permease, with product MARFLFRCLTLGAALGSRTGGCAISKLGFWSVVMLGINAIIGAGIFLTPGAVIKLAGPLAPVAYTLAGLFAGLMAVVFATAARYVTTNGASYAYTTAAFGPRIGIYVGVTHAITASIAWGVLASVFVSTFLRVAFPGRDWADSDRLLGAKTLTFLAFIGVLLAINLFGNRAIEWANATSTLGKVFALSFFVVGGLVIIVVGHVNNYGTSQAVYEPTPYWLLGVVEGGTSTVSSLALATIVALYAFTGFESIANAAEEMDAPERTLPRAIPLAFVAVGVIYLSALTVAMLLGADQIVASQDTVKLAAAVGNDTFRTIVTVGALASMFGINVAASFGAPRLWTALADRRVLPTRLSRKNRFGVPMVAFAITAFLALAFPLSLRFDIINLTGLSVIARFVQFIIVPIALMALARSRAAEHAAVKRNAFTDNVLPIVGVLVSIGLAVSFDFRSIFLSAGNPNYYSISLVVITFAVVPAIAYRHYYTILRRTDDAPRAC from the coding sequence ATGGCACGCTTTCTGTTTCGGTGCTTAACCCTTGGTGCGGCGCTCGGTTCGCGGACGGGAGGATGTGCGATCAGCAAGCTCGGCTTCTGGAGCGTCGTCATGCTCGGGATCAACGCCATCATCGGAGCGGGCATCTTCCTGACTCCCGGAGCGGTGATCAAACTCGCCGGACCGCTCGCACCGGTTGCGTACACGCTGGCCGGTCTGTTTGCCGGTCTCATGGCGGTCGTCTTTGCGACGGCGGCGCGGTATGTCACAACGAACGGGGCCTCCTATGCGTATACGACGGCCGCTTTCGGGCCCAGGATCGGCATCTATGTCGGTGTCACCCACGCGATTACGGCCTCCATCGCCTGGGGAGTACTGGCCTCCGTGTTCGTCTCGACGTTTTTGCGGGTGGCCTTCCCAGGGAGGGACTGGGCCGACAGCGACCGGTTACTCGGCGCGAAGACACTGACGTTTCTTGCCTTTATCGGTGTGCTGTTGGCTATCAACCTGTTTGGCAATCGGGCGATCGAGTGGGCGAACGCAACGTCCACGCTCGGAAAGGTGTTTGCGCTCTCGTTCTTTGTCGTCGGCGGGCTGGTCATCATCGTGGTGGGGCACGTGAACAACTATGGAACGTCTCAGGCGGTGTACGAACCGACCCCGTACTGGCTGCTGGGTGTGGTCGAGGGTGGCACAAGCACCGTCTCGAGCCTGGCGCTTGCCACGATCGTCGCGCTGTACGCATTCACCGGGTTCGAGTCGATCGCGAACGCGGCCGAGGAGATGGATGCACCGGAGCGAACCCTCCCGCGGGCCATACCACTGGCATTCGTCGCCGTCGGCGTCATCTACCTGTCGGCGTTGACGGTGGCGATGCTGCTGGGCGCCGACCAGATCGTCGCTTCCCAGGACACGGTGAAGCTGGCCGCGGCCGTCGGAAACGATACCTTTCGAACGATCGTCACGGTTGGCGCCTTGGCGTCGATGTTCGGCATCAACGTGGCCGCCTCGTTCGGCGCTCCCCGGCTCTGGACCGCACTGGCCGACAGGCGTGTTCTGCCGACCAGGTTGTCGCGCAAGAACCGTTTCGGTGTACCGATGGTCGCCTTCGCGATCACGGCGTTCCTGGCGCTCGCCTTTCCGCTGTCGCTTCGGTTCGACATCATCAACCTCACCGGCCTGTCGGTGATCGCCCGATTCGTTCAGTTCATCATCGTGCCGATCGCGCTCATGGCGCTGGCGCGCTCCCGGGCTGCCGAGCATGCGGCGGTAAAACGAAATGCCTTTACCGACAATGTGTTACCGATCGTCGGTGTTTTGGTGTCGATTGGGTTGGCCGTGTCGTTCGACTTTCGCTCGATTTTCTTGTCGGCGGGTAACCCCAACTACTACTCGATTAGCTTGGTCGTCATCACCTTTGCCGTCGTGCCGGCGATCGCCTATCGCCACTACTACACGATCCTGAGGCGTACGGACGACGCGCCGCGGGCTTGTTAG
- the mmaA2 gene encoding cyclopropane mycolic acid synthase MmaA2 — translation MANELTPHFADVQAHYDLSDDFFRLFLDPSQTYSCAYFEREDMTLEEAQIAKIDLALGKLGLQPGMTLLDVGCGWGATMRRAIEKYDVNVIGLTLSKNQAAHVQTLLHQLDSPRTTRVLLNGWEQFDEPVDRIVSIGAFEHFGHDRHADFFALAHKILPADGVLLLHTITGLTRQQMIDAGLPLTLWLARFLKFIQTEIFPGGHPPTIEMVQEQSAKAGFKLTRRQSLQPHYAKTLDLWAAALQAHQEEAIRIQSEEVYQRYLKYLTGCAKMFRVGYIDVNQFTLAK, via the coding sequence ATGGCCAACGAGCTGACGCCGCATTTCGCGGACGTGCAGGCGCACTACGACTTGTCCGACGACTTCTTCCGGCTGTTCCTGGATCCGAGCCAGACCTACAGTTGCGCCTACTTCGAACGCGAGGACATGACGTTGGAAGAGGCCCAGATCGCCAAGATCGACCTGGCGCTGGGCAAGCTGGGCCTGCAACCGGGCATGACGCTGCTCGACGTCGGCTGCGGCTGGGGCGCCACCATGCGCCGCGCGATCGAAAAATACGACGTCAACGTCATCGGCCTGACGTTGTCGAAGAACCAGGCCGCCCACGTCCAGACGCTGTTACACCAGCTGGACAGTCCACGCACCACAAGGGTGCTGCTCAACGGCTGGGAACAATTCGACGAGCCGGTCGACCGGATCGTGTCGATCGGCGCGTTCGAGCATTTCGGCCACGACCGTCACGCCGACTTCTTCGCGCTGGCCCACAAGATCCTGCCGGCCGACGGCGTGCTGTTGCTGCACACCATCACCGGGTTGACCAGACAGCAGATGATCGACGCCGGCCTGCCGCTTACGTTGTGGCTGGCGCGTTTCCTCAAGTTCATCCAGACCGAGATCTTCCCGGGCGGCCACCCGCCGACGATCGAGATGGTGCAGGAGCAGTCCGCGAAGGCGGGTTTCAAGCTGACCCGCCGCCAGTCGCTGCAGCCGCACTACGCCAAGACGCTCGACTTGTGGGCCGCGGCGCTGCAGGCGCACCAGGAGGAGGCCATCAGGATTCAATCCGAAGAGGTCTACCAGCGCTACCTGAAGTACCTGACCGGCTGCGCCAAGATGTTCCGGGTCGGCTACATCGACGTCAACCAATTCACCCTCGCGAAGTAG
- a CDS encoding cutinase family protein, whose amino-acid sequence MRALPTRKSVDVGVAAALVAAALAVAAAVLPPGTPGAAGSAAAARCPQVEVVFARGRFESPGPGILGTAFINALGARAGGKSLGSYAVKYPADSEIDLGANDMSRHIQYMVNNCPDTRLVLGGYSLGAAVTDVVLAVPMSAFGFDSPLPPGADQHIAAVALFGNGSQWVGPITNFNPVYNDRTIELCHGADPVCNPADPNTWKENWPQHLANAYVQAGMANQAADFVASKL is encoded by the coding sequence GTGCGCGCCTTGCCTACCCGCAAATCGGTTGATGTTGGTGTCGCGGCGGCCTTGGTGGCAGCCGCTCTTGCCGTCGCTGCCGCCGTGTTACCGCCCGGGACGCCGGGGGCCGCGGGCTCAGCGGCCGCGGCACGGTGTCCGCAGGTGGAGGTCGTGTTCGCTCGCGGCCGATTCGAATCGCCCGGGCCGGGCATACTCGGCACTGCGTTCATCAACGCGCTCGGCGCCAGGGCTGGGGGTAAGAGCCTCGGCAGCTACGCGGTGAAGTACCCCGCCGACTCGGAGATCGACCTCGGCGCCAACGACATGAGCCGCCACATTCAGTACATGGTCAACAACTGCCCGGACACCCGCTTGGTGCTGGGCGGCTACTCGCTCGGTGCCGCGGTCACCGACGTGGTCCTCGCGGTACCGATGTCGGCGTTCGGTTTCGACAGCCCCCTTCCGCCCGGCGCCGACCAACACATCGCGGCCGTGGCGTTGTTCGGCAACGGCAGCCAGTGGGTGGGACCGATTACGAACTTCAACCCGGTGTACAACGACAGGACCATCGAGCTGTGCCACGGTGCCGATCCCGTCTGCAATCCGGCCGACCCGAACACCTGGAAAGAGAATTGGCCACAACATCTCGCCAATGCCTACGTCCAGGCGGGCATGGCCAACCAGGCCGCCGACTTCGTCGCCAGCAAGCTGTGA
- a CDS encoding PE family protein: MSFVTAYPELLSAAASNLQSIGAALSVGNATAAGPTTSVVPAAADEVSALTAARFAAHAQRYQALSARAVAIHESLTATLAASAGSYAATEAANAAAAN, encoded by the coding sequence ATGTCGTTCGTCACTGCGTATCCGGAGTTACTGTCTGCGGCCGCCAGCAACCTCCAGTCGATCGGCGCCGCGCTGAGCGTCGGCAACGCGACCGCCGCCGGCCCGACCACCTCGGTGGTTCCGGCGGCCGCCGACGAGGTCTCCGCGCTGACCGCGGCCCGGTTCGCCGCCCATGCCCAGCGGTATCAGGCGCTGAGCGCTCGTGCGGTCGCGATTCACGAGTCGCTGACGGCCACCTTGGCGGCCAGTGCGGGATCATACGCCGCCACCGAGGCGGCAAACGCAGCGGCGGCAAATTAG
- a CDS encoding PPE family protein produces MYAGPGSGSLLAAAAAWTGLAADLHAAAAGYRSVISGLTSGPWLGPASAALVSAAAPYVAWLDSSAEQAELAASQAAAAAAAHEAAFALTVPPPVIAANRALLASLIATNILGQNTAAIATTEAEYVEMWAQDAAAMYGYASASAAAATLTDFEEPAEVTNPAGLAGQAAAVAVAEASCAPTGAPELPAGVHSAVTGALKTLAAPFSSSPIDDLIALYTKYCAPFMPAATSTAQSTNAIVALAAFMKGLAPAAASAVKAAEGAAQALGAATSGIAGKGAGVAASLGRALPLGALSVPPSWAPVTAVTNPALAALTSAAAAPAAADGIHPVPMTPFGPMFGSLGGRNLPTYGFKPAVMARPPAAG; encoded by the coding sequence ATGTATGCGGGTCCGGGGTCGGGCTCCTTGCTGGCCGCTGCGGCGGCCTGGACCGGGCTGGCCGCCGATCTGCACGCCGCCGCGGCGGGTTATCGATCGGTGATCTCCGGACTGACCAGCGGTCCGTGGCTGGGACCGGCGTCAGCGGCGCTGGTTTCCGCCGCGGCACCGTATGTGGCCTGGCTGGACAGCAGCGCGGAGCAGGCCGAGTTGGCTGCCAGCCAGGCGGCGGCCGCCGCCGCCGCACACGAGGCCGCGTTCGCGTTGACGGTGCCCCCACCGGTGATCGCGGCAAACCGCGCCCTGCTGGCGTCGTTGATCGCGACGAACATCTTGGGACAAAACACCGCGGCCATTGCGACCACCGAAGCGGAGTACGTCGAGATGTGGGCTCAGGACGCGGCGGCGATGTACGGCTATGCGAGCGCGTCGGCGGCGGCGGCGACGTTGACCGATTTCGAGGAGCCGGCGGAGGTGACCAACCCGGCCGGGCTGGCTGGCCAGGCCGCCGCCGTCGCCGTCGCCGAGGCTAGTTGCGCCCCAACCGGGGCACCGGAGTTGCCGGCGGGCGTGCACTCGGCGGTTACCGGCGCGCTCAAGACGCTGGCCGCGCCCTTCTCCAGCAGCCCGATCGACGACCTCATCGCGCTGTACACCAAGTACTGCGCGCCGTTCATGCCGGCAGCGACGTCAACGGCGCAGAGCACCAACGCGATCGTGGCCCTGGCGGCGTTCATGAAGGGCCTGGCTCCGGCGGCCGCCTCCGCGGTCAAGGCCGCCGAAGGCGCGGCCCAGGCGCTGGGTGCGGCCACCTCCGGGATTGCCGGCAAGGGTGCGGGTGTGGCGGCGAGCCTGGGGCGCGCGCTTCCGCTGGGGGCACTGTCGGTGCCGCCCAGCTGGGCTCCGGTGACCGCCGTGACCAACCCGGCATTGGCGGCGCTGACCAGCGCCGCGGCGGCACCGGCCGCCGCGGACGGAATCCACCCCGTGCCGATGACCCCGTTTGGGCCGATGTTCGGAAGCCTTGGCGGGCGAAATCTCCCGACCTACGGGTTCAAGCCCGCGGTGATGGCCCGACCGCCCGCCGCCGGATAA
- a CDS encoding M48 family metallopeptidase, whose translation MSQVPATARTVFPGISSSAWEHPADRTALSALRRLKGFDQVLKLLSGMLRERQHRLLYLASAARVGPRQFADLDELLNECIDVLDAPARPELFVTQSPIADAYTIGMDRPFIVVTSGLYDLMTHDEMRFVVGHELGHALSGHAVYRTMMMHLLRVARSFGFMPVGGWALRAIVAALLEWHRKSELSGDRAGLLCCQDLDTALRVAMKLAGGNRLNKLDSEAFLAQAREYEKSGDMRDGLLKLLNLELQTHPFSVLRAAALTTWVDGGGYGRVMSGDYPRRADDDQASLSDDLGAAARHYKDGFDQSSDPLIKGIRDGLGGFVDGVGRAATNAADSLGRKLSEWRQPGSR comes from the coding sequence ATGTCTCAGGTACCCGCCACCGCCCGCACCGTGTTCCCCGGGATCAGCTCGAGCGCGTGGGAGCACCCCGCCGACCGGACCGCCCTATCGGCGTTGCGTCGGCTCAAGGGCTTCGACCAGGTGCTGAAGTTGCTGTCGGGGATGCTGCGGGAGCGCCAGCACCGGCTGCTCTACCTGGCCAGCGCGGCACGCGTCGGACCACGCCAATTCGCCGACCTCGACGAGCTGCTCAACGAGTGCATCGACGTCCTGGACGCGCCGGCGAGACCCGAGCTGTTCGTCACCCAGTCGCCGATCGCGGATGCCTACACGATCGGGATGGACCGGCCGTTCATCGTGGTCACCTCGGGGCTGTATGACCTGATGACACACGACGAGATGCGGTTCGTGGTGGGCCACGAGCTCGGCCACGCCCTGTCCGGTCACGCGGTGTACCGCACGATGATGATGCACTTGCTGCGCGTGGCGCGGTCGTTCGGGTTCATGCCGGTCGGTGGCTGGGCGTTGCGGGCGATCGTGGCGGCATTGCTGGAATGGCACCGCAAGTCGGAACTGTCCGGAGACCGCGCCGGGCTGCTGTGCTGTCAGGATCTGGACACCGCGCTTCGGGTGGCGATGAAGCTCGCCGGCGGCAACCGGCTGAACAAGCTGGACTCGGAAGCGTTTTTGGCCCAAGCCCGGGAATACGAAAAATCGGGCGACATGCGTGACGGGCTGCTCAAGCTGCTCAACCTGGAGTTGCAGACCCACCCGTTTTCGGTGCTGCGGGCCGCCGCGTTGACCACGTGGGTGGATGGCGGCGGCTACGGCCGGGTGATGTCGGGCGATTACCCACGACGAGCCGACGATGACCAGGCCTCCCTCTCCGACGACCTGGGCGCGGCCGCCCGGCACTACAAGGACGGCTTCGACCAATCCAGCGACCCGCTGATCAAAGGCATTCGCGACGGCCTCGGCGGGTTTGTCGACGGCGTGGGGCGGGCCGCCACGAACGCCGCCGACTCGTTGGGGCGCAAGCTCAGCGAATGGCGGCAGCCGGGATCGAGGTAA
- a CDS encoding TetR/AcrR family transcriptional regulator — MPPSNQQRRDKLVDAAIEIVAEHGLHGLSHRAVDEAAVVPRGTTSNYFRSREALVAATVARIVDLHFALIAELRTRHAGNGVTVADFLGDVVEHALTRFPGRYLAMLELALECARKPELRRELDRISENAMRLTHEAHRVNGGEPSRHDVELLGAFYHGVLFTSLVMPQTLGGRSPGEITRTMIDKVLRPGAAAPPPMTCA, encoded by the coding sequence GTGCCACCGAGCAATCAGCAACGGCGCGACAAGCTTGTCGACGCCGCCATTGAGATCGTGGCCGAACACGGCCTGCATGGCCTCTCGCACCGTGCGGTGGACGAGGCGGCCGTGGTACCGCGGGGCACCACGTCCAATTACTTTCGTTCCCGCGAAGCGCTGGTGGCTGCCACGGTTGCGCGCATCGTCGATCTTCACTTCGCGTTGATCGCCGAGCTACGGACCCGGCACGCGGGCAACGGTGTCACCGTCGCCGACTTTCTCGGCGACGTGGTCGAGCACGCCCTGACGCGCTTTCCCGGGCGTTACCTCGCGATGCTCGAGCTGGCGCTGGAGTGCGCCCGAAAGCCCGAATTGCGTCGGGAGCTTGACCGCATTTCCGAAAACGCCATGAGGCTCACGCATGAGGCGCACCGTGTCAACGGCGGCGAACCGTCGCGGCACGACGTGGAGCTGCTCGGCGCGTTCTACCACGGGGTGCTGTTCACCTCGCTGGTCATGCCCCAAACGCTGGGCGGTCGCAGCCCCGGGGAGATCACGCGAACCATGATCGACAAGGTTCTTCGACCCGGCGCCGCCGCGCCACCCCCCATGACTTGTGCATGA
- a CDS encoding glycoside hydrolase family 16 protein — protein sequence MPEMDRRSMLLLGIGLLAAAAPAPRARADRFRPPAAPSPSGQSVTYLFHDEFDGPAGSAPDASKWAVARARETMKDPTYWERPENVGQYRDDRHNVFLDGKSNLVIRAAKDGGTYYSGKLQGLWRGGVGHTWEARIKLDCLTAGCWPAWWLSHEDRGEIDILEWYGNGNWPSATTVHAKSNGSEWQTHRIALDGGWHTWRCQWDEAGIRFWQDYVDGAQPYFTVAANSLPDWPFNDPGYTMSPVVNLAVAGSGGGDPGPGSYPAQMLVDWVRVW from the coding sequence ATGCCCGAGATGGATCGTCGCAGCATGCTGCTGTTGGGTATCGGCCTGCTGGCAGCCGCGGCCCCGGCGCCGCGAGCCCGGGCGGATCGGTTTCGCCCGCCCGCCGCGCCGTCGCCCAGTGGCCAATCCGTGACTTACCTGTTCCACGACGAATTCGACGGCCCCGCGGGCTCGGCCCCCGATGCGTCGAAGTGGGCGGTGGCGCGCGCCCGCGAAACGATGAAGGACCCCACGTACTGGGAAAGGCCCGAGAATGTCGGGCAATATCGCGACGATCGGCACAACGTCTTCCTCGATGGCAAGTCCAACCTGGTCATCCGGGCCGCCAAGGATGGCGGCACGTACTACAGCGGCAAACTCCAAGGCCTGTGGCGCGGCGGCGTCGGCCACACCTGGGAAGCCCGAATCAAGCTCGACTGCCTCACCGCCGGTTGCTGGCCCGCCTGGTGGTTGTCCCACGAGGACCGCGGCGAAATCGACATCTTGGAGTGGTACGGCAACGGCAACTGGCCCTCGGCCACTACGGTGCATGCGAAATCAAACGGCTCCGAATGGCAGACGCACCGGATCGCGCTGGACGGTGGGTGGCACACCTGGCGATGCCAATGGGATGAGGCCGGCATCCGGTTCTGGCAGGACTACGTCGACGGCGCCCAACCGTACTTCACGGTTGCGGCGAACTCGCTGCCGGACTGGCCGTTCAACGACCCGGGATACACCATGTCGCCGGTGGTGAACCTTGCGGTTGCCGGTTCCGGCGGGGGCGACCCCGGTCCGGGGTCCTACCCCGCCCAGATGCTCGTCGACTGGGTGCGTGTCTGGTAG
- a CDS encoding NADP-dependent oxidoreductase produces the protein MPDRNRRYLLRQRPIGRIGPDTFELTEAPVPEIGDGEALVRVDWISLDPTNRAWINETPTYLPPVGIGEVMRAGGLGEVVESKNPNYPVGQIVQGLVGWQEYAVASDAMPLFPVEVAEGVSPSVYLGALGMTGLTAWVGIRDIGKPQPGETVVVSAAAGAVGSVAGQLAKAGGARVVGIAGGREKCALLVDRLGFDAAVDHRADDWAAQLAAATPDGIDVDFENVGGDIMDAVFARLNVRARVALCGLISGYNSAEPPPGPRAFANLLIQRVTLQGFIVLDHFDRAPEAIGEIANLIATGRLTPLETVVEGFEQLPTAINMLFDGTNVGKLVVKTSG, from the coding sequence GTGCCCGATCGAAACCGTCGCTATCTCCTCCGCCAACGCCCCATCGGACGTATCGGTCCGGATACCTTCGAACTCACCGAGGCGCCGGTCCCCGAAATCGGCGACGGCGAGGCGCTTGTGCGCGTCGACTGGATCTCGCTCGACCCGACCAACCGCGCGTGGATCAACGAAACACCGACGTACCTGCCGCCGGTCGGCATCGGTGAGGTCATGCGGGCGGGCGGGCTCGGCGAGGTCGTCGAGTCGAAGAACCCGAATTATCCGGTCGGGCAGATCGTGCAGGGTCTGGTCGGCTGGCAGGAATACGCGGTCGCCTCGGACGCGATGCCGTTATTCCCGGTTGAGGTCGCCGAGGGTGTCTCGCCCAGCGTCTATCTCGGAGCGTTGGGGATGACGGGGCTCACCGCCTGGGTGGGGATCCGCGATATCGGCAAGCCACAGCCTGGCGAGACGGTTGTCGTCTCCGCCGCGGCCGGCGCGGTCGGGTCGGTCGCCGGCCAGCTGGCCAAGGCCGGCGGCGCCCGCGTCGTCGGGATCGCCGGCGGCCGCGAGAAGTGCGCACTGCTGGTTGACCGGCTCGGCTTCGACGCGGCCGTCGACCACCGCGCCGACGACTGGGCCGCCCAGCTCGCCGCGGCCACGCCGGACGGCATCGACGTCGACTTCGAAAACGTCGGCGGCGACATCATGGACGCGGTCTTCGCGCGTCTGAACGTCCGGGCGCGTGTCGCGCTCTGCGGCCTGATCTCCGGCTACAACTCCGCCGAACCGCCGCCCGGGCCGCGGGCATTCGCCAACCTGCTCATCCAGCGTGTCACGCTGCAGGGCTTCATCGTGCTCGACCACTTCGACCGCGCGCCGGAGGCGATCGGCGAGATCGCGAACCTGATCGCCACGGGCAGGCTCACCCCGCTCGAGACCGTGGTCGAGGGCTTCGAGCAGTTGCCGACCGCCATCAACATGCTGTTCGACGGCACCAACGTCGGCAAGCTCGTGGTCAAAACGTCTGGCTAG
- a CDS encoding EF-Tu/IF-2/RF-3 family GTPase yields the protein MFRMTVQDVFVIRGRGAVATGRVEYGELRVGDEVRINDGPGVRVDAIEAFRKKLDTAKAGDHVGLLFKRLTNGDLAAGDVITSAGYFLA from the coding sequence ATGTTTCGCATGACGGTCCAGGACGTGTTCGTCATCCGCGGTCGTGGTGCGGTGGCGACCGGGCGTGTGGAATATGGCGAGCTGCGCGTCGGCGACGAGGTGAGGATCAACGATGGACCCGGTGTGCGGGTGGACGCTATCGAGGCGTTCCGCAAAAAGCTGGACACCGCCAAGGCCGGCGACCATGTCGGACTGCTCTTCAAAAGGCTCACAAACGGCGATCTTGCCGCTGGAGACGTGATCACATCTGCGGGCTATTTTCTGGCATAG
- a CDS encoding Fur family transcriptional regulator, with protein MSSVSDFAEQLRMAELRVTRPRVAVLEAVDAHPHADTETIFAAVRSVLPEVSRQAVYDVLHALTSAGLVRKIQPLGSVARYESRVGDNHHHVVCRSCGVIADVDCAVGEAPCLTASDHNGFVLDEAEVIYWGLCPDCSTPDTSRSHP; from the coding sequence GTGTCGTCGGTGTCGGATTTCGCCGAGCAGCTGCGGATGGCCGAGCTGCGCGTCACCCGTCCGCGCGTTGCTGTGCTGGAGGCGGTGGACGCGCATCCGCACGCCGACACGGAGACGATTTTCGCAGCGGTTCGCTCCGTCCTGCCCGAGGTGTCCCGGCAGGCCGTCTACGACGTGCTGCACGCCCTGACCTCCGCGGGCTTGGTGCGCAAGATCCAGCCGTTGGGTTCGGTCGCCCGCTACGAGTCCCGGGTCGGCGACAACCACCATCACGTCGTCTGCCGGTCGTGCGGTGTCATCGCCGACGTCGACTGCGCGGTCGGCGAGGCGCCCTGCTTGACCGCTTCGGACCACAACGGCTTCGTGCTGGACGAGGCCGAAGTCATCTATTGGGGCCTGTGCCCCGATTGCTCGACACCAGACACGTCGCGATCACACCCGTGA